Proteins encoded in a region of the Ptychodera flava strain L36383 chromosome 4, AS_Pfla_20210202, whole genome shotgun sequence genome:
- the LOC139131448 gene encoding uncharacterized protein: MASPSPAPQATARSGTSFNNGRKLGPFESWMYELNKNTIEINCYMAFVESRTPLTLNLLEEAAKVLQRRHPQFQVRILEDEDAHGQSYYFVPMEDLVVDVDVVTADCWEDVHAMETKTLFDFSRGPLWRLRLLSCKDQEASEDGVYKNIIATTFSHAIVDGNCIMRVLNELMDILSALSKGEDVDMTCYPHLPPIEGLFNIQEFAWWKKILYKILLKLYFLRSKSNPYLECFPTEMSKNPSVVKETRALSIDFTVEEVTKLREICRQHGATVNGATMAAASIAGCKIMQGGKLSCSQTIHTGLPVNMRRYSNPPPDPDKSVGLYCSMMQQDIKVPKNSDSRAEFWKLAAKCTKETREKCRNGCKEGREFIEFAAFLKNGLKLSVLDFLASELADEKNAGRSRELFLMSNLGDCSYFKKDKPREFELVKRVCACGGFKYEPVFSHYIATIHGKMFWSLAYHTNVCTKDQAQEYADAIAEVLRMAIND, from the coding sequence ATGGCTAGCCCATCGCCTGCACCACAGGCTACAGCTAGAAGCGGGACGTCCTTCAACAATGGGAGGAAACTTGGCCCCTTTGAGAGTTGGATGtatgaactcaataaaaatacgATAGAAATAAATTGTTACATGGCATTTGTGGAGTCACGTACTCCACTGACGCTTAATCTCCTGGAGGAGGCAGCAAAGGTCCTTCAGAGAAGACACCCCCAGTTTCAAGTGAGAATACTTGAAGATGAAGATGCGCACGGGCAGTCCTACTACTTTGTTCCGATGGAAGACTTGGTGGTAGACGTTGACGTGGTTACAGCTGACTGCTGGGAAGATGTCCATGCCATGGAGACCAAAACGCTGTTCGATTTTTCAAGAGGACCATTATGGCGCTTGCGTTTACTCAGTTGTAAGGACCAGGAAGCGTCTGAAGATGGAGTTTACAAGAACATCATAGCTACTACATTCAGCCATGCTATCGTAGATGGAAACTGTATCATGAGGGTCCTAAATGAACTGATGGACATCCTTTCTGCTTTATCTAAAGGTGAGGACGTTGATATGACATGTTATCCACACCTTCCACCAATTGAAGGTCTGTTCAATATCCAAGAATTTGCATGGTGGAAAAAAATTCTCTACAAAATTCTCTTGAAATTATACTTCCTGCGATCAAAGAGCAATCCATACCTTGAATGCTTTCCAACAGAAATGTCCAAAAATCCGTCCGTTGTCAAGGAGACCAGGGCCCTCTCCATAGACTTCACAGTAGAAGAAGTGACGAAATTGCGAGAGATATGTCGTCAACATGGAGCTACTGTGAATGGTGCCACAATGGCAGCAGCTTCCATAGCTGGTTGCAAAATCATGCAGGGAGGAAAACTGAGCTGCAGTCAGACGATTCACACAGGTCTGCCAGTGAATATGAGGAGGTACAGCAACCCGCCGCCTGATCCGGACAAGTCTGTGGGGCTATACTGTTCGATGATGCAGCAAGACATTAAAGTGCCAAAGAACAGTGATTCACGTGCTGAGTTTTGGAAGCTGGCAGCAAAGTGTACAAAGGAAACAAGAGAGAAGTGTCGAAATGGTTGTAAAGAAGGAAGGGAGTTCATTGAATTTGCCGCATTCCTGAAAAATGGCTTGAAATTGTCAGTGCTTGATTTTCTTGCTTCTGAGCTAGCTGATGAAAAGAATGCAGGACGAAGTCGTGAACTTTTCCTTATGTCAAATTTAGGAGATTGTTCATACTTCAAGAAAGATAAACCCCGGGAGTTTGAATTGGTGAAGAGAGTGTGTGCCTGTGGTGGGTTCAAATATGAGCCTGTGTTTAGCCATTACATCGCCACTATACATGGCAAGATGTTCTGGAGTCTCGCTTATCATACAAATGTGTGCACCAAAGACCAAGCACAGGAGTACGCTGATGCCATCGCGGAGGTCCTCAGGATGGCTATCAATGATTAA